The window TTTGTAGTGTTGATAATCAAATCAGATTTTTCACTTCATATCCTGTTGATGAATAGTGCAAACTTTGCCGAGATTTTCATCACTTCTTATTTTATCTTTTTGTACAAATTTTTCATATAAACAAAAAATTGGAATAGCAAAATGAAGTTATTTGAATTTTCTCTACATGAAATAAACAATTTATCAACAACAGCGGAAAAAAAAGAGCGAATGCAAAAGTATCACATAAAAATTAGTTGTACAATTACTTAAGTTTTAAAGTTACCAAAAATGGCAAAAATGTGATTATTTATTGTTAAGTTGCAAACGCAAGAGTTTTGTTTACAAAATGTTTTAACTATATTTGCTTGCCAAAATCAAATGCGGGTGAAAAGAAAAAATTGTCTGTTTATTTCGGCATTTTTTTTGTTGTTTGCTGCAGGTTGCGCATCAACAGTTAAAATAACGTCAGTAGCAGAAAGGACCAAGGACGGCGAGTTACTTCTCAAGTGGGAAGTGAGTCCCGATCAGGAAGGGAGTATCAATATCTATTCATCCCAAACGGACGGTGATATCTCTTCATTTACTCCGGTGAAAACGTCCAATATTTCCGATCAGGTAACGGTTATCAACCCTTCAAGCCCGGATATAAGGGAGTTTTACATACTTAAAACCACCTCAGCCTATTCCGGCATCGTGGCAGACCGGATTATCGAGATGGGCAATATCAAGAATTTCAGGGATCTGGGTGGTTACTTCACCCGTAGCGATCAGCAGATGAAGTGGGGCAAGATTTTCAGATCGGGTGATTTGAGCAGTGCAACACTTTACGATCAGGAGCGGATACGACGCTTGAACATCAAAACCATCATCGATTTCAGGTCAGAGAAAACTGCGGGTAAATATCCCATTCTTGTTCATCCCAATATCAGGAAGATCTCATTGCCCATCATTCCAATGGATACGGAAAAGATCAATGAGATGATGAGTGACGAGAAGTTGACACGCAGCGATGCAATTCGCAATGTCCAGGATTCCTACATCGGCATTATCGAGAACTACAAGAATGAATTTGCCGAGATGTTCAATATCCTTACCGACGAAAACAACTATCCGGTACTGCTCAGTGGATCGCTTGGCAAGGACAGGGTGGGGCTTGCCTCGTTTTTCATCCTCTATGCATTGGGAATCCCTCAAAATATCATTATTGACGATTACCTTCTGTCGCGTCAGACCATTGATGTGTTGACCATTGCTGAAAATGTCAAGACAAAGCCCGAATATTTTCAGGAAGCGGTAACTGCACTGATGTCGGTAAATCACGCCTATATCAATTATACGATCGATTACATCAATCAGAAATATGGCTCAATTGACAGTTATATTGAGAAAGAACTTAAGTTGACCCCGGGAAAAAAAACATTATTGCGTAAACATTTGCTCTATAATCAATAAGATTCAATTTTTTTTCATTACCTTTGCGCCCGATTTCCTACGCGGGCTTTTTTGTTTAGGTGGAAATCGTTTTTTTCAGTCTGTATATCAAATTTTCTCACATCTTTATCTATGTCGCGTTGTGGGGGTTTCGAGAAAATGCGAATACTTTCACCAATAAATTTAAATAAAGAAAATGAGAACTTTTGAAGAACTTGGGATTGCCCCGGAAATTTGGCGTGCAATCCAGGAGATGGGTTTTGAACAGCCCATGCCCGTGCAGGAGGAAGTGATTCCGCAACTGCTGGCAAATACCCGTGATATTATTGCTTTGGCTCAAACTGGAACCGGAAAAACAGCCGCTTTTGGCCTACCGGTAATACAGAAAACAGACCTCGATTTACATGCACCACAAACGCTGATCCTTTGCCCCACCAGGGAGCTTTGTCTACAGATCGCGGGTGACCTGACCGATTTTTCCAAATATGTTGACGATATAAAGATTCTTCCCGTTTATGGCGGATCAAGCATCGAAAGCCAGATCAAAGCTTTGAGACGTGGAGTTCATGTTATAGTTGCCACTCCCGGAAGATTGATCGATTTGATAAACCGGAAGACCGTTTCACTTGAAAACGTCCGGACAGTAGTACTGGATGAAGCGGACGAAATGCTGCATATGGGATTTACTGAAAGTATCGATGAAATTTTGTCTTACGTCCCCAACAACCGCAGCATGTTGCTCTTTTCCGCAACTATGCCCCAGGAGATAGCAAAGATCACACGCAAGTATATGTCAAACCCCATGGAGATAACCATCGGGAGAAAAAACGAGGGGGCACAGAATGTGAAGCATATCTACTTCATGGTTCATGCAAAAGATAAATACCTTGCACTGAAACGTATTGTAGACTACTATCCCAATATTTACGGAATTGTTTTTTGCCGGACGAGAAAAGAGACGCAAGAGATTGCAGACAAGCTCATTCAGGATGGTTACGATGCCGACTCGTTGCATGGCGACTTGTCGCAGGCGCAACGCGATTACGTCATGAACAAATTCCGCTTGCGGAACCTGCAGCTGCTGATCGCGACCGACGTGGCAGCCCGTGGTCTGGATGTGGACGACATCACCCATGTAATCAATTTCGGACTGCCTGACGATTACGAAGTATATACACACCGTAGCGGTCGCACAGGCAGAGCAGGGAAAACCGGTAGTTCCATCTCCATTATCCACACCAAGGAGAAAGGCAAGGTAAGCCAGATTGAGAAGCTTATCAATAAAAAGTTTGAATATCGCCAGGTACCCAAAGGGGATCTCATCTGCGAAAAGCAGCTGTTCAACTTTGTGGATAAAATTGAGAAGGTAAAGGTTCAGGAGGAAGAGATTGCCCGTTTGTTGCCTTCGGTATTCAAAAAACTCGACTGGCTGGAAAAGGAGGATATTATCAAACGGATGGTTTCGCTCGAGTTTAACCGGTTGATCGACTATTACCAGGCTGCAGACGAGATCGAAGAGCCTAGGGAGCAGGGCAATAGGAGAGATGAGCGCGGCAAAGGCAAAAAGTATGACAGAGGCGAGTCTGGTCCGAAAAAGGCAGAAAAGGGCTACTCCCGTTTTTTTATCAATATTGGAAAGGTGGATGGAGCCAATCCGGCTAACCTGATGGGTTTTATCAATGATTATGTACCCGGGAAGATCAGGATAGGACGAATCGACCTGATGAAGAACTTTTCGTTTTTTGAAGTTCCCGAAGAGAGTGCAAGGCAACTCCTCAAATCTTTCAAGGGTGTATTTGTGGAAGATAGAAAGGTAGTGGTTGAACCGGCTGACAGTCACACAGGGGAAGGCAAAAAAAATAGGGGAGAGAGGTCGAAAGCGGATTTCGCTCCTTCCAAAAAAGGGAAAAAGCGATACTATTGATCAGAAGAGTTTTCCTTAACCCACATTGCAGCTAACCGGAGCTAATTCCCTGTATCCCTGCGTATATATTTTTTTCAAGGTTCAATTGGGGGACTACAGATTTTTTCCTGATAAATGGTTTTTCATCGTATCCCAACACCTTATATATGATTCTTACTTTGGATTCAGGGAGTGAACATTTTCTAATCGACACACACTCTTCATCGGTATTTACCATGTGCGTTGTCACCATTTTCTGCGTGTTCATGATCCGGACAATCTCTCTCCACTCATGGGTAATCCCAAATTGTTTCAGTTTGAAACGGATCGTGCTTACCAGCTGGTAGGCCAACAGCCCGAGGTGAAGATGAGCCATTGTCGCCTCATCCGTTTTATGAAACACGGGACGCAGGTTCAGATCAGTCTTCAGGCAACGAAACGTCGACTCTACTTCTCTTATAGTGTTGTAAATCAGCCAGGTGATCTCCTCTCCATGTACCGACAGGGAAGTACGCAAGAAGTATTCCCCATGTCTTGATTCGCTCTTTGCCTCGATTCTCTCCCAGGATATGGATGTGGCATGAATCCCCCTTTCGTCGGGCTCCACATGGATCTGATACAGGCGGTGTACCGAAGGGTATTTTTCCTTTAGCCGGCCGATGCGTTCCCACACCTTTTCAAGCTTTTTGGTGCCTCCTTTCTTTTTCAGGGCTTCGGCTGCCTGGCTCAGTCCACATTCAAAGGCCCGCGTGAAACGGTTTTCCATGGACGCTTCCTTGAGACCCTTGCTATAGCTCTTCACCTTGTAGAAGCTGTCACTTTCGCCATCCACTTCTACCTGACTGATCTCGATGAGCTGGTTGGATTTATCCCGTATTTCCACAGGGGAAAGGCTTGTTGCACGGTATTCTTTGAGTTTACCCCGTGAGACACAGATGTAGTCGAAGGATTCCTCTTTCAATATCTTCAGGTTATCATTCGTGGCGATGCCGGCATCCATGACCACCACCTGCTTTTTATCGGATCTCCCCCTATGGGATTTCATCTTGTCAAGAATATATTGCAGGCTTTCAGGATCAGTCATGTTGCCTTCAAAGATTTGTGACTCCTTCAGGAAACCTTCCGGGTTGACCACCACAGCCAGCACCACCAGTCTGGTATCGTTACGCTTTTCCTTGCTGCGCCCGAACTTAGCTATCCGACTCTCTCGCATGGTTCCCTCAAAATAGGTATTTGTTAAATCATAGATGATAATCTTGTCATCCAAGGAAAAAAGATCGTTCGTGCGGTTAGAAAAATGACGTTCCAAGCCATCCTTCTCACCATAAAGCCGGTGAGCCATCTGGTAAAGCTTATCTTTGGTGATGGCCGAAGGATCAACCCCGGTCAGTTCACAAAGCGCCGAGTTCTCCTTCAACCAACGGCTGGTTTTATACTCCGATGCGGGGTAAACAGCCCGGGCGATGATCTGGGTTAAAGCAAGGGCGATATCTT of the Petrimonas mucosa genome contains:
- a CDS encoding DEAD/DEAH box helicase is translated as MRTFEELGIAPEIWRAIQEMGFEQPMPVQEEVIPQLLANTRDIIALAQTGTGKTAAFGLPVIQKTDLDLHAPQTLILCPTRELCLQIAGDLTDFSKYVDDIKILPVYGGSSIESQIKALRRGVHVIVATPGRLIDLINRKTVSLENVRTVVLDEADEMLHMGFTESIDEILSYVPNNRSMLLFSATMPQEIAKITRKYMSNPMEITIGRKNEGAQNVKHIYFMVHAKDKYLALKRIVDYYPNIYGIVFCRTRKETQEIADKLIQDGYDADSLHGDLSQAQRDYVMNKFRLRNLQLLIATDVAARGLDVDDITHVINFGLPDDYEVYTHRSGRTGRAGKTGSSISIIHTKEKGKVSQIEKLINKKFEYRQVPKGDLICEKQLFNFVDKIEKVKVQEEEIARLLPSVFKKLDWLEKEDIIKRMVSLEFNRLIDYYQAADEIEEPREQGNRRDERGKGKKYDRGESGPKKAEKGYSRFFINIGKVDGANPANLMGFINDYVPGKIRIGRIDLMKNFSFFEVPEESARQLLKSFKGVFVEDRKVVVEPADSHTGEGKKNRGERSKADFAPSKKGKKRYY
- a CDS encoding IS1634 family transposase, with product MFFKTSIKQKDGGHEYTHYRLCESYREGRFIRNRTLLSLGDLESVLPPEKIPFLCQRINQVYFEGKTFIISSLRDDKVEALCTKYVGLLHEAQKIEKAKKKAAGIEQVYIDRTTNSDIREVGGEWLCLQACRQLLLPEYLETFGWEKQDIALALTQIIARAVYPASEYKTSRWLKENSALCELTGVDPSAITKDKLYQMAHRLYGEKDGLERHFSNRTNDLFSLDDKIIIYDLTNTYFEGTMRESRIAKFGRSKEKRNDTRLVVLAVVVNPEGFLKESQIFEGNMTDPESLQYILDKMKSHRGRSDKKQVVVMDAGIATNDNLKILKEESFDYICVSRGKLKEYRATSLSPVEIRDKSNQLIEISQVEVDGESDSFYKVKSYSKGLKEASMENRFTRAFECGLSQAAEALKKKGGTKKLEKVWERIGRLKEKYPSVHRLYQIHVEPDERGIHATSISWERIEAKSESRHGEYFLRTSLSVHGEEITWLIYNTIREVESTFRCLKTDLNLRPVFHKTDEATMAHLHLGLLAYQLVSTIRFKLKQFGITHEWREIVRIMNTQKMVTTHMVNTDEECVSIRKCSLPESKVRIIYKVLGYDEKPFIRKKSVVPQLNLEKNIYAGIQGISSG
- a CDS encoding tyrosine-protein phosphatase, coding for MKRKNCLFISAFFLLFAAGCASTVKITSVAERTKDGELLLKWEVSPDQEGSINIYSSQTDGDISSFTPVKTSNISDQVTVINPSSPDIREFYILKTTSAYSGIVADRIIEMGNIKNFRDLGGYFTRSDQQMKWGKIFRSGDLSSATLYDQERIRRLNIKTIIDFRSEKTAGKYPILVHPNIRKISLPIIPMDTEKINEMMSDEKLTRSDAIRNVQDSYIGIIENYKNEFAEMFNILTDENNYPVLLSGSLGKDRVGLASFFILYALGIPQNIIIDDYLLSRQTIDVLTIAENVKTKPEYFQEAVTALMSVNHAYINYTIDYINQKYGSIDSYIEKELKLTPGKKTLLRKHLLYNQ